One region of Solanum pennellii chromosome 6, SPENNV200 genomic DNA includes:
- the LOC107022156 gene encoding uncharacterized protein LOC107022156, with protein sequence MDPLKYIFQKAMLTGKLDMWQMLLTEFDIVYVTQKDIKLKEHPVHRSHVEAEPDGLLRYFDIKKYLESGIYPEDAASNKKKPIRRMALNFFLSGEILYRRTPDLGILRCVDVVEAAKLIEHIHVGVCGTHMNGLTLARKVL encoded by the exons ATGGATCCACTGAAGTATATCTTCCAGAAGGCGATGCTGACCGGAAAGTTAGATATGTGGCAAATGTTGTTGACTGAATTTGacattgtgtatgtgactcagaaaGATATAAAG TTGAAAGAACATCCAGTCCATCGTTCCCATGTAGAAGCAGAACCAGACGGTTTGCTACGGTATTTcgatataaagaagtatttggagtcCGGGATTTATCCTGAAGATGCTGCATCCAATAAGAAGAAGCCGATACGCCGTAtggctctcaatttctttctaagtggAGAAATCTTATATAGGAGAACTCCAGACTTAGGTATTCTCAGatgtgttgatgttgttgaagcTGCGAAGCTTATTGAACACATTCATGTTGGAGTTTGTGGCACACATATGAATGGGCtcactttggcaagaaaggtCCTTTGA
- the LOC107022157 gene encoding uncharacterized protein LOC107022157 — protein MNGAVEATNKNIKKIMRKMIDNDRGWHEMLTYALLVYRTTVRTSTGATPYLLVYRTEAVIPAEVEIPSLRIIQQAELSNVEWVSKRIYLLTLIDEKRTVAVFHSQLYQQRMIRAFHNRVRDKIFKVGLLVLKRIFPHQDECKGKFAPNWQGPYMVRKVLSGGALVLSEMDGTAWPKPINSDVVKRYYV, from the coding sequence ATGAACGGAGCTGTGGAGGCTaccaataagaatatcaagaagatcATGAGGAAGATGATTGATAATGACcgaggttggcatgagatgCTGACATATGCGTTGTTGGTTTATCGAACGACTGTCAGAACATCGACTGGAGCCACTCCATATTTGCTAGTATACCGAACAGAGgcagtcatacctgctgaagttgaGATACCATCCCTAAGGATCATCCAACAAGCTGAATTGAGTAATGTTGAATGGGTGAGCAAGAGAATTTATCTGTTGACATTGATCGATGAGAAGAGAACGGTTGCTGTTTTTCATAGTCAACTTTATCAACAGAGAATGATTCGTGCTTTTCACAACAGAGTAAGAgacaaaattttcaaagttgGTCTGTTGGTCCTAAAGcgcatttttcctcatcaagacgaATGCAAAGGAAAATTCGCGCCAAATTGGCAAGGACCCTACATGGTTCGCAAGGTATTATCcggaggtgctttggtcctgtcAGAGATGGATGGAACAGCATGGCCAAAACCTATCAACTCAGACgttgtcaagagatactacgtgTGA